Proteins encoded in a region of the Nitrospira sp. genome:
- a CDS encoding DUF5069 domain-containing protein: protein MDLRTNYPRSPREKMAGYTHLARMIDKCRAVLAGTQGEYKYPCPLDQRLLEFAGIEAGQFTAIVRGAKDDKAVADWFKETAKPHSAEAIERWNQEFLNSKPATDDQRAYHRGQVNAIDPSRTDITTWGDMLDLDENRPVPIRTRS, encoded by the coding sequence ATGGACCTTCGCACAAATTATCCGCGCAGCCCTCGCGAGAAAATGGCCGGCTATACCCATCTCGCGCGCATGATCGACAAATGCCGCGCGGTGCTGGCCGGCACGCAGGGCGAATACAAGTACCCCTGCCCGTTGGATCAACGACTTTTGGAATTCGCTGGCATCGAGGCCGGTCAGTTCACGGCCATCGTCCGCGGCGCCAAGGACGACAAAGCCGTGGCCGACTGGTTCAAGGAAACGGCAAAACCTCATAGCGCCGAGGCGATCGAACGGTGGAACCAAGAATTTCTCAATTCCAAGCCAGCTACGGACGACCAGCGTGCCTACCATCGAGGGCAGGTGAACGCGATCGATCCCTCCCGCACCGACATCACCACCTGGGGAGACATGTTAGACCTGGACGAAAACCGTCCGGTTCCCATACGCACAAGGAGTTAA
- a CDS encoding DUF3386 family protein has translation MQATPAPEVKDDPKAREALRKAFENTARWQANFKGFTADLTVNMNGKEVKGGLTVKGPRDLTVSLPDGDIQKWAENQIGMIAVHRGPRSFEESDGKYALTLGDDLNHPMGPKLFINGDGMQSFYRVKDGRITQINRKMGHGGGPPFGFTINVEDSMVTKENKLLTTRYTVYYYSTKDGKLTNTESFTDTHVRVDASDLPASRRIISYENGEVAVKSLTFANHKML, from the coding sequence ATGCAAGCCACCCCGGCGCCAGAAGTCAAAGACGACCCCAAAGCTCGCGAAGCTCTTCGCAAAGCGTTTGAAAATACCGCCCGCTGGCAGGCCAACTTTAAGGGCTTCACGGCCGACCTAACGGTCAACATGAACGGCAAGGAAGTCAAAGGTGGCCTTACGGTGAAGGGTCCACGCGACCTGACCGTTTCTCTGCCGGACGGCGACATCCAGAAGTGGGCCGAAAACCAGATCGGCATGATCGCCGTGCATCGTGGCCCACGCAGCTTCGAGGAGTCGGACGGCAAGTATGCCCTCACGCTAGGCGACGACCTCAATCATCCGATGGGCCCCAAGCTCTTCATCAATGGGGACGGCATGCAGTCGTTCTATCGAGTCAAGGATGGCCGCATCACGCAGATCAACCGCAAGATGGGCCATGGCGGCGGGCCGCCTTTCGGCTTCACGATCAACGTTGAAGACAGCATGGTCACGAAGGAGAACAAACTCCTCACCACCCGCTACACGGTCTATTACTACTCGACCAAAGACGGCAAGCTGACGAACACGGAGAGCTTCACGGACACGCACGTGCGTGTAGATGCCTCTGATCTTCCAGCCTCCCGTCGGATCATTTCCTACGAGAACGGCGAAGTGGCAGTGAAGTCGCTCACGTTCGCCAATCACAAGATGCTCTAG
- a CDS encoding adaptor protein, producing MVESPTTYATPETIEEQGTGTGDGLEAKVIVYNCDCHTYQQVIQLFCAAIPGMTPQKAFELAWKIDHQGSAVVFEGARDTAEKIAAKLGHGGLRVAVQ from the coding sequence ATGGTCGAATCCCCCACCACCTACGCCACACCGGAAACCATTGAAGAGCAAGGGACCGGCACGGGGGACGGACTGGAAGCCAAGGTCATCGTCTACAACTGCGACTGCCACACCTATCAGCAAGTCATCCAGTTGTTTTGCGCCGCCATCCCCGGCATGACGCCACAGAAGGCGTTCGAACTCGCCTGGAAAATCGACCACCAAGGCAGCGCGGTGGTTTTCGAAGGCGCGCGGGACACAGCGGAAAAAATCGCCGCGAAATTGGGGCACGGCGGACTGCGGGTCGCTGTACAATAG